A genomic stretch from Peromyscus eremicus chromosome 6, PerEre_H2_v1, whole genome shotgun sequence includes:
- the LOC131912832 gene encoding transcription factor IIIA-like, with protein MGDYKSIRLIDSRGRRTSAREPRVSVAVRSSLTIADTFIAACAGPPRPALPSRFICSFPDCSASYNKAWKLDVHLCKHTGGGGRPFVCDYEGCGKAFIRDYHLSRHVLIHTGEKPFVCEDNGCNQKFNTKSNLKKHAERKHENPQKQYICSFEGCTKAFRKHQQLKTHQCQHTGELLFRCTQEGCGKHFASPSRLLKRHAKVHEGYLCQKGCSFVAKTWTELLKHMREAHKEEATCTVCQKTFKRKDYLKQHMKTHAPERDVYRCVREGCGRTYTTVFNLQSHILSFHEEARPFVCEHMGCGRTFAMKQSLMRHSVVHDPDKKGMKAKVKLPRARQSLASRLSGYFPPKRKQEPDSSMPTSAESSSSPPGKMLPLAASLTLH; from the coding sequence ataagactcaTAGATTCACGTGGCCGCCGCACCTCGGCCCGGGAGCCGCGGGTCTCGGTCGCGGTCAGGTCTTCCCTGACCATCGCGGACACGTTCATTGCGGCCTGTGCGggcccgccccgccccgcgctCCCCAGCCGGTTCATCTGCTCCTTCCCCGACTGCAGCGCCAGTTACAACAAAGCCTGGAAGCTAGACGTGCATCTGTGCAagcacacgggggggggggggaggccatTTGTTTGTGACTATGAGGGCTGTGGCAAGGCCTTCATCAGAGACTACCATCTGAGTCGCCATGTCCTgattcacactggagaaaagccGTTCGTTTGTGAAGATAATGGCTGTAATCAGAAATTCAACACAAAATCCAACTTGAAGAAGCACGCTGAACGCAAACATGAAAATCCACAGAAACAGTATATATGCAGTTTTGAAGGCTGCACGAAGGCCTTTAGGAAGCACCAGCAGCTGAAGACACATCAGTGCCAGCACACCGGCGAGCTGCTCTTCAGGTGCACCCAGGAGGGATGTGGGAAGCACTTCGCCTCACCCAGCAGGCTGCTGAAACGGCACGCGAAGGTTCACGAGGGCTATCTATGTCAAAAGGGATGTTCTTTTGTGGCAAAAACATGGACAGAACTTTTGAAGCACATGAGAGAAGCCCATAAAGAGGAAGCCACCTGCACAGTATGCCAGAAGACTTTCAAGCGCAAAGACTACCTTAAGCAGCACATGAAGACGCACGCTCCAGAAAGGGACGTGTACCGCTGTGTGCGCGAAGGCTGTGGGAGAACCTATACAACCGTGTTCAACCTGCAGAGtcacattctctccttccacgagGAAGCGCGTCCCTTCGTGTGTGAGCACATGGGCTGTGGCAGGACGTTTGCAATGAAACAGAGCCTCATGAGGCACAGCGTCGTGCATGACCCCGACAAGAAGGGGATGAAGGCCAAAGTAAAACTGCCTCGGGCAAGACAGAGCTTGGCCTCTCGCCTCAGTGGGTACTTCCCTCCTAAAAGGAAACAAGAGCCAGACTCCTCCATGCCCACAAGCGCAGAGTCCAGCAGCAGCCCGCCAGGCAAGATGCTCCCACTGGCTGCATCACTTACCCTCCACTAG